A single region of the Polymorphum gilvum SL003B-26A1 genome encodes:
- a CDS encoding cytochrome P450 translates to MDQSVAAVVAEREPDYVPPHPYRHETMPSVIELMGLARKNFLSIWSKGNFSSRLMSQQVLRRLLVVCNSPDVVQEAFQTNHAVLQRKSPQMRHALEPLIGDGLFISDSDIWRRRRKVVAPIIHGSRVPGFAPIMVDTIEEKRAEWAARGAGGEVDALAEMAHLTAEIICRTIFGRNLGRNYASEIVEGFSDYQRYIDQVDLPAMLGLPEWLPRFRRPAVHRSVKRILGVLDEIIDSYQAMKDSGEVSVIGGLLEARDEDGAPLSREAIRNEAAVIFMAGHETTANTLAWAWFLLSQAPRVRERLHAELDSVLGDAPPSFADVARLPYTKAVIEETLRLYPPVPILAREAMADTTVGGKRIPKGTILMVVPWLLHRNPTLWPDADAFRPERFLEGEGTRPSKYGYVPFSIGPRICAGLQFGLTESILSLAILARAFDLRLKPGADIQPVCRLTLRPGDALPMTLHPRTA, encoded by the coding sequence GTGGACCAGTCTGTCGCAGCCGTCGTCGCCGAGAGGGAGCCGGACTACGTTCCGCCCCATCCCTACCGGCACGAGACGATGCCGTCGGTCATCGAACTGATGGGGCTGGCGCGCAAGAACTTCCTGTCGATCTGGAGCAAGGGCAACTTCTCCTCGCGGCTGATGAGCCAGCAGGTGCTGCGCCGCCTGCTCGTCGTCTGCAACAGCCCGGACGTGGTCCAAGAGGCGTTCCAGACCAACCATGCGGTGCTGCAGCGCAAGAGCCCGCAGATGCGCCATGCGCTTGAACCGCTGATCGGCGACGGCCTGTTCATCTCCGATAGCGACATCTGGCGGCGCCGGCGCAAGGTGGTGGCGCCGATCATCCACGGCTCGCGTGTGCCGGGCTTCGCCCCGATCATGGTCGACACGATCGAGGAGAAGCGCGCCGAATGGGCGGCGCGCGGCGCCGGCGGCGAGGTCGACGCGCTGGCCGAGATGGCGCATCTGACCGCGGAAATCATCTGCCGCACAATCTTCGGCCGCAACCTCGGCCGCAACTATGCCAGCGAGATCGTCGAGGGCTTTTCCGACTACCAGCGCTACATCGACCAGGTCGACCTGCCGGCGATGCTCGGCCTGCCCGAGTGGCTACCACGCTTCCGCCGTCCGGCGGTGCACCGCTCGGTCAAGCGCATCCTCGGCGTGCTCGACGAGATCATCGACAGCTACCAGGCGATGAAGGACAGCGGCGAGGTCTCGGTCATCGGCGGCCTGCTCGAGGCGCGCGACGAGGACGGCGCGCCGCTTAGCCGTGAGGCGATCCGCAACGAGGCGGCGGTGATCTTCATGGCCGGCCACGAGACGACCGCCAACACGCTCGCCTGGGCCTGGTTCCTGCTGTCGCAGGCGCCGCGGGTGCGCGAGCGGCTGCACGCCGAACTCGACAGCGTGCTCGGCGACGCGCCGCCGAGCTTCGCCGACGTCGCCCGCCTGCCCTACACCAAAGCCGTGATCGAGGAGACGCTGAGGCTCTACCCGCCGGTGCCGATCCTCGCCCGCGAGGCGATGGCGGACACCACGGTCGGCGGCAAGAGGATCCCGAAGGGCACGATCCTGATGGTGGTGCCCTGGCTGCTGCACCGCAATCCGACCCTGTGGCCGGACGCCGACGCCTTCCGTCCCGAACGCTTCCTGGAGGGCGAAGGCACGCGGCCGTCGAAATACGGCTACGTGCCGTTCAGCATCGGCCCGAGGATCTGCGCCGGCCTGCAGTTCGGCCTGACCGAATCGATCCTGAGCCTTGCGATCCTCGCCCGCGCCTTCGACCTGCGGCTGAAGCCGGGCGCCGACATCCAGCCGGTGTGCCGGCTGACCCTGCGTCCCGGCGACGCGCTGCCGATGACGCTTCACCCGCGCACCGCCTGA
- a CDS encoding lysophospholipid acyltransferase family protein encodes MSPKPAALDDIPFDATRAPAPVPPPLSWLLSTDPWRRKTFVSHWLLDPLSGALSHLFHHALRLLPAAACSGFGATLAPLAQRRYAHRVFAKRIRSNMALLRPDLAADETALDAVLARWWTSVGRAYAEYSSVERMQAAGLIAIEGRSHLDAALASRRPLVCASVHVGCWEGLMATLPHALGRPVTGPFQPEPNRFTNALIHALRKRRGQHLFPAGVRSAGYLYRVLTSGAADGLFFVDEVRALQIHLPAFGRPLPETGNAVKLAKFARAADALILPVYLARTEGARFAMTFLPAFEPVSDAETVARLDAVFERVILDHIDQWYMLHELRPAKGPAITAPRRAAAPEAVG; translated from the coding sequence GTGTCCCCCAAACCGGCCGCGCTCGACGACATCCCGTTCGACGCCACGCGCGCGCCCGCACCGGTGCCGCCGCCACTCTCCTGGCTGCTGTCCACCGACCCATGGAGGCGCAAGACCTTCGTCAGCCACTGGCTCCTGGATCCCTTGAGCGGCGCCCTCAGCCATCTGTTCCATCACGCCCTGCGCCTGCTGCCGGCTGCGGCCTGCTCCGGCTTCGGCGCGACGCTGGCGCCGCTGGCACAGCGCCGCTACGCCCACCGCGTCTTCGCCAAACGCATCCGCAGCAACATGGCACTGCTGAGGCCCGACCTCGCCGCCGACGAGACGGCCCTCGACGCGGTCCTCGCCCGCTGGTGGACCAGCGTCGGGCGTGCCTATGCGGAGTATTCGAGCGTCGAGCGGATGCAGGCGGCGGGCCTGATCGCCATCGAGGGCCGGTCCCATCTCGATGCCGCACTGGCGAGCCGCCGACCGCTGGTCTGCGCCTCCGTGCATGTCGGCTGCTGGGAGGGGCTGATGGCAACCCTGCCCCATGCGCTCGGCCGACCGGTGACCGGCCCGTTCCAGCCTGAGCCCAACCGCTTCACCAACGCGCTCATCCATGCCCTGCGCAAACGGCGCGGCCAGCACCTGTTCCCCGCGGGCGTGCGCAGCGCCGGATACCTCTATCGCGTGCTGACGTCGGGGGCTGCGGACGGCCTGTTCTTCGTCGACGAGGTACGCGCGCTGCAGATCCACCTGCCCGCTTTCGGCCGGCCCCTGCCGGAAACCGGCAACGCGGTCAAACTCGCCAAGTTCGCCCGCGCCGCCGATGCGCTGATCCTGCCGGTCTACCTGGCGCGGACCGAGGGCGCCCGCTTCGCCATGACCTTCCTGCCGGCCTTCGAGCCGGTCTCGGACGCCGAGACCGTCGCCCGGCTCGACGCCGTGTTCGAACGCGTTATCCTCGACCATATCGACCAGTGGTACATGTTGCACGAGTTGCGGCCGGCGAAGGGACCCGCGATCACCGCGCCCCGACGCGCAGCGGCGCCGGAGGCGGTCGGTTAG